A genomic segment from Anopheles maculipalpis chromosome X, idAnoMacuDA_375_x, whole genome shotgun sequence encodes:
- the LOC126557101 gene encoding delta-sarcoglycan, which produces MSRYSRDDPRSIFFSGNSTPLRSYAGSDLFKRTTTTPGTPNQSTSPTPSTSSTSPTSVTPSTPAPDPTKPEPVVRIIPILYPAQPARLIGGTSSYGNTPRPNPPDGQDTDNAPVKGPAEVTASTTPTPSPPAPSPVTTGILKSPLGTPSAAGSGTPSRVSFSTRPISTTTPAPKPTMAGPSGTNPSNVPLSGTSNGVHGRTLPLAKASRSVEPPLPPPVVGGGEPSVGVPHHSEPGPVGSGGPACRMQLALYGWRKKCLYALIFILMVMIIVNLALTLWIMKVMEFSSNGMGQLKIVPGGIQLTGQALVLNTLRASSIRSKHGQPISVESSRNLSVNTRNAYGAVENQLFLGHDRLEVLANHFRITDTHGTNLFAVDRDEVIVGAGSLRVEGEGGVAFRDSIQTPLVRADAGKDLKLESPTRSLEARATQEIFIQSRAGGIETTCLNDLKLHSVAGSIRLDSSAIYMPNLKTVQTVGGASSVGVGSGSLLSSSARADTAGKIYQLCACSSGKLFLAAPNSVCTADDSAICR; this is translated from the exons ATGTCGCGATATTCAAG GGACGACCCACGTTCAATTTTCTTCAGCGGCAACTCGACGCCTCTTCGCAGTTACGCCGGGTCGGATTTGTTCAAGCGCACCACAACCACTCCCGGTACACCCAACCAATCAACCAGTCCCACACCTTCGACCTCCTCCACCAGTCCCACCAGTGTTACCCCTTCCACACCAGCACCCGATCCCACCAAACCCGAGCCCGTCGTTCGCATCATCCCGATCCTGTACCCTGCCCAACCGGCCCGACTTATTGGCGGTACGAGTAGCTACGGGAACACCCCCCGTCCAAACCCACCCGATGGCCAAGACACGGATAATGCACCAGTGAAGGGTCCTGCCGAGGTCACTGCCTCCACCACACCAACACCCTCTCCACCGGCCCCATCGCCGGTCACCACCGGGATTCTGAAGTCACCGCTCGGTACACCGTCTGCTGCCGGTTCCGGGACGCCCTCGCGCGTCTCCTTCTCGACCCGTCCGATCTCGACCACCACCCCCGCCCCCAAGCCGACGATGGCCGGCCCGAGTGGCACAAACCCGTCCAACGTACCGCTGAGCGGTACCAGCAATGGAGTCCACGGCCGGACGCTTCCACTAGCGAAGGCATCGCGGTCGGTGGAACCTCCGCTGCCACCGCCGGTAGTTGGAGGAGGTGAGCCATCGGTGGGTGTGCCGCATCATTCCGAGCCGGGACCGGTTGGGTCCGGTGGGCCCGCCTGTCGCATGCAGCTGGCACTGTACGGTTGGCGCAAGAAGTGTCTGTACGCGCTCATCTTCATCCTGATGGTCATGATCATCGTGAACCTAGCGCTTACGCTGTGGATCATGAAGGTGATGGAGTTTTCTTCG AATGGTATGGGCCAGCTGAAGATAGTGCCGGGCGGTATCCAACTCACCGGACAGGCGCTAGTACTCAACACACTGCGAGCATCGTCAATTCGTTCGAAACACGGACAGCCTATTTCTGTTG AGTCCTCACGCAATCTGAGCGTAAACACAAGGAACGCGTACGGTGCGGTCGAAAATCAGCTATTTCTTGGACACGATCGGCTAGAAGTTCTGGCCAATCATTTCCGCATTACGGACACACACGGCACCAACCTGTTCGCGGTCGATCGGGACGAAGTCATCGTCGGGGCCGGTTCGCTGCGGGTGGAAGGTGAGGGAGGGGTGGCGTTTCGGGACTCGATCCAAACGCCGCTCGTACGTGCGGATGCCGGTAAGGATTTAAA GCTAGAGTCACCGACACGATCGCTGGAAGCGCGAGCGACGCAGGAGATATTCATTCAGTCTCGTGCGGGAGGCATCGAGACGACCTGCCTGAACGATCTGAAGCTACACTCCGTTGCTGGCAGT ATCCGGCTCGACTCCAGCGCCATCTATATGCCTAATCTCAAAACGGTGCAAACGGTAGGTGGCGCTAGTAGCGTCGGGGTTGGTAGCGGCAGCCTACTCTCCTCCTCGGCCCGTGCCGACACGGCTGGCAAGATCTATCAGCTGTGCGCGTGCTCTAGCGGTAAGCTGTTCCTGGCGGCGCCCAACAGCGTCTGCACTGCCGACGATAGCGCCATCTGCAGGTAA